The proteins below come from a single Acidobacteriota bacterium genomic window:
- a CDS encoding 5'-nucleotidase C-terminal domain-containing protein, with the protein MGFGDPFDDRKPQAVSDTVLRAALENGVSQVVEESESGRFPQVAGVQFDFDGRKPVGSRVVKRTVNGQPLDEKKTYALACTTFLANGGDGYAMLNGAQTLLDPQSAQIDSTVLANAIVAAAEIAPKVEGRSKRLDSK; encoded by the coding sequence ATGGGCTTCGGCGATCCATTTGACGATAGAAAGCCCCAGGCCGTGAGCGATACCGTCTTGCGCGCAGCATTGGAAAACGGCGTCAGCCAGGTCGTCGAAGAAAGTGAGAGTGGGCGATTCCCGCAAGTGGCGGGCGTGCAGTTCGATTTCGATGGCCGCAAACCTGTTGGCTCGCGCGTCGTCAAACGCACGGTCAACGGCCAACCGCTCGATGAAAAGAAAACCTATGCGCTGGCTTGCACGACGTTTTTGGCGAATGGCGGCGATGGTTACGCGATGTTGAATGGCGCGCAAACATTGCTTGATCCGCAATCGGCGCAGATTGATTCGACGGTGTTGGCGAATGCGATTGTGGCGGCGGCCGAGATTGCGCCAAAGGTGGAAGGCAGAAGTAAACGGCTGGATAGCAAATGA
- a CDS encoding carboxypeptidase regulatory-like domain-containing protein, with amino-acid sequence MKRITCQFTWLLLLCWFSLSVPAPSQTPAPANNAKLTGRVVGTDGEPLPDITVTLYQIGGSSASGSTASDDEGQFSFDGLTTGQYSLNAYAPGYTMQRPSTSSFHPGDTATLTMVKGGVITGRVTNALGEPVVAVSVAAQMIRNATGRLVEGSAEQTQPTDDRGIYRLYGLREGTYLVVANGPSQSAAPLSAYQNETPTYHPAADRATAQEIIVKLGEEASGIDIRYRGERGHQLSGKVAGATAPSNAGRGGINLVLKQVGSEASYNTATLSANSGETDFSFQAVPEGEYELTAVRYENPLGNLAQAAPRRVQVKGADVTGITLTLLPLGSLAGRVITANPPVSPAPESKCTPPSPPVLEEVSITARRMETGQAGETAYAYTRLNAKGEFVLRGLAAGAYWPLVSARTEGWYLRALTLLPAADRGAREPLREIDLGRTGLPLKPGEDLSGITLMLAPGAANLWGRLVAAEGNALPEQARVYLMPAEAAAADDLVRYAETLVMDKAGRFGFNRVAPGRYRLYAEAVTVSALRPPAASFAVGDRAVRARLLRLAATQPDFELQACEQMTNVEVRLSVGK; translated from the coding sequence ATGAAACGCATAACCTGCCAATTTACCTGGCTGCTGTTATTGTGTTGGTTCAGTCTCAGCGTCCCCGCGCCAAGCCAAACGCCTGCTCCCGCCAACAACGCCAAGCTGACAGGGCGTGTTGTTGGCACTGACGGAGAGCCGCTGCCCGATATTACGGTTACGCTGTACCAGATTGGTGGCAGCAGTGCTTCGGGTTCAACCGCCAGCGATGACGAAGGCCAATTCAGCTTCGATGGTTTGACGACGGGGCAATACTCGTTGAACGCCTATGCGCCGGGTTACACGATGCAACGCCCCTCAACCTCGTCCTTCCATCCCGGTGACACCGCCACGCTCACCATGGTCAAAGGCGGCGTTATCACCGGGCGCGTCACCAATGCGCTGGGCGAACCGGTCGTAGCGGTCAGCGTCGCTGCACAGATGATTCGCAATGCCACGGGCCGTCTGGTTGAAGGGAGCGCCGAACAGACACAACCAACCGATGATCGCGGCATCTATCGTTTGTACGGCTTGCGCGAAGGCACCTATCTCGTAGTCGCCAACGGGCCAAGCCAGTCTGCCGCGCCGCTTTCGGCCTATCAGAACGAGACGCCGACCTATCACCCCGCCGCCGACCGCGCGACGGCTCAGGAAATCATAGTGAAGCTCGGCGAAGAAGCGAGCGGCATTGATATTCGCTATCGCGGCGAACGCGGCCACCAGCTCAGCGGCAAAGTCGCGGGCGCCACCGCACCCAGCAACGCGGGGCGGGGCGGCATCAACCTGGTGCTCAAACAGGTGGGTAGTGAAGCCAGTTACAACACGGCCACGCTGAGCGCGAATAGCGGCGAGACGGACTTCAGCTTTCAGGCTGTGCCGGAAGGCGAATACGAACTGACCGCGGTGCGTTATGAGAACCCGCTCGGTAATTTGGCGCAAGCCGCGCCGCGTCGTGTGCAAGTGAAAGGCGCGGATGTCACTGGCATCACGCTCACGCTCTTGCCGCTCGGTTCGTTGGCCGGGCGCGTCATCACGGCTAATCCACCCGTCAGCCCCGCGCCAGAGAGCAAATGCACGCCGCCTAGCCCGCCCGTGCTTGAAGAGGTCTCAATCACTGCGCGCCGGATGGAAACAGGCCAGGCAGGCGAGACTGCGTATGCTTACACGCGGCTGAATGCCAAAGGCGAGTTTGTCTTGCGCGGGTTGGCTGCCGGGGCGTATTGGCCGTTGGTCAGCGCCCGCACCGAGGGCTGGTATTTGCGCGCGTTGACGTTGCTGCCCGCCGCAGACCGAGGCGCACGCGAGCCTTTACGAGAGATTGATCTGGGCCGCACAGGGCTGCCGCTCAAACCGGGCGAAGACCTGAGCGGCATCACGCTGATGCTTGCGCCCGGGGCCGCCAATTTGTGGGGCCGTCTGGTCGCGGCTGAAGGCAACGCTTTGCCCGAACAGGCGCGCGTTTATCTGATGCCGGCAGAGGCTGCTGCGGCGGATGATTTGGTGCGCTACGCCGAGACGCTGGTCATGGATAAGGCGGGCCGCTTCGGGTTCAACAGAGTAGCGCCGGGCCGCTATCGCCTCTACGCCGAAGCTGTCACAGTTAGCGCATTGCGCCCGCCGGCAGCTAGTTTTGCGGTGGGAGATCGGGCGGTGCGCGCGCGGTTGTTGCGCCTGGCCGCAACTCAGCCGGATTTTGAATTGCAGGCCTGCGAACAGATGACGAATGTTGAGGTGCGGTTGAGTGTGGGCAAGTGA
- a CDS encoding FAD-binding protein, which translates to MTNSLESKIQSELTVILGKDGVITDDAELLVYECDAMTTHKTRPLAVVFPRTTEDVARVVKLLHEHEIPFGPRGAGTGLSSGAVAVGCEAGTRAVIIEMARMNKILEVDYANRRAIVQPGLINVRLSQAIATNNYHYAPDPSSQTSCTIGGNVAENAGGPHCLKYGATTNHILGLTVVLPTGEVAQLGGGGAETIGYDLLGAFVGSEGTFGIATEVTVRLTRTPQLTITLLADFLDINDASRAVSAIIAAGLLPAALEMIDKVVINVVEDSVFAAGYPRDAAACLIVELDGLQAGLETQARRAADICRELGAREVREARDETERKKLWAGRKGAFGALGRVSPDLFVQDAVVPRTKLPEVLANIYAIGAKYDIRLSTVFHAGDGNLHPNLNFDGRDPDEVARVHAASKEIMKLCVDAGGSITGEHGVGMDKIGYMPMIFDQASLDAMLAVKSVFNPTGLCNPGKAVPAQRMCKEYKQGFDFAVS; encoded by the coding sequence ATGACCAACTCACTCGAATCCAAAATCCAATCCGAACTCACGGTCATTCTCGGCAAAGACGGCGTCATCACCGACGACGCTGAACTGCTCGTGTATGAATGCGACGCGATGACGACGCACAAGACGCGCCCGCTGGCCGTCGTCTTTCCGCGCACGACCGAAGACGTGGCGCGGGTGGTCAAGCTGCTGCACGAACACGAAATTCCGTTTGGCCCACGCGGCGCGGGCACGGGCTTGAGTTCGGGCGCGGTGGCCGTGGGCTGTGAAGCCGGGACGCGCGCCGTCATCATCGAGATGGCGCGGATGAATAAAATCCTCGAAGTGGATTACGCCAACCGCCGCGCCATCGTGCAGCCGGGGCTGATCAACGTCCGCCTGTCGCAAGCCATCGCCACCAACAATTACCATTACGCGCCCGATCCGTCGTCGCAGACTTCGTGCACCATCGGCGGCAACGTGGCCGAGAATGCGGGCGGGCCGCATTGTTTGAAATACGGCGCGACGACCAATCACATTTTGGGCCTGACCGTAGTGCTGCCGACCGGCGAGGTTGCGCAACTGGGCGGTGGCGGGGCCGAGACGATTGGCTACGATTTGCTGGGCGCGTTTGTGGGCAGCGAGGGCACCTTCGGCATTGCGACCGAAGTCACCGTGCGATTGACGCGCACGCCGCAATTGACAATCACGTTGCTGGCCGATTTCCTGGACATCAACGACGCCAGCCGCGCCGTCTCGGCGATCATCGCCGCCGGGTTGCTGCCCGCCGCGCTCGAGATGATTGACAAGGTGGTCATCAACGTCGTCGAAGATTCCGTCTTCGCCGCCGGGTATCCGCGCGATGCCGCCGCGTGTTTGATCGTCGAACTCGATGGCTTGCAGGCTGGCTTGGAAACCCAGGCGCGCCGCGCCGCCGACATCTGCCGCGAACTCGGCGCGCGTGAGGTGCGCGAGGCGCGCGATGAAACCGAGCGCAAGAAACTCTGGGCCGGACGCAAAGGCGCGTTTGGCGCGCTGGGCCGCGTCAGCCCCGATTTGTTTGTGCAGGACGCCGTGGTGCCACGCACCAAGTTGCCTGAAGTGCTGGCGAACATTTACGCCATCGGCGCGAAATACGACATCCGCCTCTCGACGGTCTTCCACGCGGGCGACGGCAATCTGCACCCGAACCTGAATTTCGATGGGCGCGATCCCGACGAGGTCGCGCGCGTGCACGCCGCCAGCAAAGAGATCATGAAACTCTGTGTGGACGCGGGCGGTTCGATCACGGGCGAGCACGGCGTGGGCATGGACAAGATCGGCTATATGCCGATGATCTTCGATCAGGCTTCGTTGGATGCGATGCTGGCCGTCAAGTCGGTTTTCAATCCGACGGGCTTGTGCAATCCGGGCAAGGCGGTGCCGGCGCAGCGGATGTGCAAGGAGTATAAGCAGGGCTTCGATTTTGCCGTGAGCTAA
- a CDS encoding transporter, translating to MRKFKFQAFRLFSAALALMFIALAIQAQDAFEVQVYEYETVPKGMWNLETHMNFTGRGTKFFEGPVAPTNHQFHLTFELTRGITDNFEMAGYLVLAARPDGGAEYAGWRLRPRVSLPKSWHLPVDVSLSGEVGFPHKVYEENSVTFEFRPILEKKLGRWQLDFNPVLARALRGPGKHDGWEFEPGARVGYGINDKLDLSLEYYGATGPLREPLPRGEQVHQFYPGWDYQFSKNLVWNFGIGVGVTEAGNRLVYKSRIGYLFGKKK from the coding sequence TTGCGCAAATTCAAATTCCAAGCTTTTCGTCTGTTCAGCGCCGCCTTGGCTCTGATGTTCATCGCCTTGGCCATACAAGCCCAGGATGCTTTTGAAGTCCAGGTCTACGAATATGAGACCGTGCCAAAGGGCATGTGGAATCTCGAAACCCACATGAACTTCACCGGTCGGGGCACGAAATTTTTTGAAGGCCCGGTGGCGCCAACCAATCATCAGTTTCATCTGACCTTCGAGCTGACACGCGGCATCACCGATAATTTCGAGATGGCCGGTTATCTGGTGTTGGCGGCCCGCCCCGATGGCGGCGCCGAATATGCGGGCTGGCGTTTGCGCCCGCGCGTCTCGCTGCCGAAGTCCTGGCATCTGCCCGTAGACGTCAGTCTCAGCGGTGAGGTCGGCTTTCCGCACAAAGTCTACGAAGAGAACTCCGTCACCTTTGAATTCCGCCCCATCCTCGAAAAGAAACTCGGCCGCTGGCAACTCGATTTCAATCCTGTGCTCGCGCGCGCGCTGCGCGGGCCTGGCAAGCACGACGGTTGGGAATTCGAACCGGGGGCGCGCGTTGGATATGGCATCAACGACAAGCTGGATTTGAGCCTGGAGTATTACGGCGCGACCGGGCCGTTGCGCGAGCCGTTGCCACGCGGCGAACAAGTGCATCAATTCTATCCGGGCTGGGATTATCAATTTTCCAAAAACCTCGTCTGGAATTTCGGCATCGGCGTCGGCGTGACTGAAGCGGGTAACCGCTTGGTTTACAAATCGCGCATTGGTTATCTCTTCGGCAAAAAGAAGTGA
- a CDS encoding YceI family protein, which produces MRPGFFKPFLRLLFCLPLLAFTTLGQTNTGKAPAHHYTLVPAESSFTVFVAKAGLLSGIAHDHNIGVKGFSGEINVPGASFDAGSVQLEVQTESLTLLDNISEKDRAEITKNMRGAVLETAKFPKVVFRSTSLTGFTPKENGASFTLNGDLTLHGITKRLALPVTVVQTGQTLRITGQYTLHQTDFGITPYSAALGTIKVKNDVVIKFNLVAKS; this is translated from the coding sequence ATGAGGCCAGGTTTTTTCAAGCCCTTTTTGCGCTTGCTATTCTGCCTGCCGTTGTTGGCGTTCACCACACTGGGGCAAACCAATACCGGCAAGGCCCCGGCTCATCATTACACGCTGGTCCCGGCGGAAAGCAGCTTTACGGTTTTCGTCGCCAAAGCGGGCTTACTGAGCGGCATCGCGCACGATCACAACATCGGCGTGAAAGGCTTCAGCGGCGAAATCAACGTGCCAGGCGCGAGCTTCGACGCGGGCAGCGTGCAACTCGAAGTGCAAACCGAGTCGCTCACGCTGCTGGATAACATCAGCGAAAAAGACCGTGCTGAAATCACTAAAAACATGCGCGGCGCTGTGCTGGAAACCGCCAAGTTTCCCAAGGTGGTTTTCCGCTCGACTTCGCTGACTGGTTTCACACCGAAAGAAAACGGGGCGAGTTTTACCTTGAATGGCGATTTGACGCTGCACGGCATCACGAAACGCCTCGCGCTGCCCGTGACGGTGGTGCAAACGGGGCAGACCCTGCGCATCACCGGCCAATACACCCTGCACCAAACGGATTTCGGCATCACGCCCTATTCCGCCGCGCTGGGCACGATCAAGGTAAAAAACGATGTAGTCATCAAATTCAATCTGGTAGCCAAGTCTTGA
- a CDS encoding metallophosphoesterase, with product MKTRFFLHGLSRLALAIALGGFALSNNGFDFKPTPTQAQAVQPLAFAAIGDSGTGGAEQYAVARAMEQAYATTPFELVLMLGDNFYGGVDYVKKFETPYGKLLTQGVSFFAALGNHDNGKSNLETGYAKFNMGGRRYYTFTRNGTDEQPLAQFFALDSAQMDAAQVAWLEQTLSQSTARWKIAFFHHPLYSSGKTHGADLKLRAQLEPLFVKHNVQLVLNGHEHFYERLKPQNGVQYFISGAAGKLRRNNIKREDPALAFGNDQAQHFMLFEINANELTFRAISDSGAVLDKGTFSAPLNHHAPAERGHE from the coding sequence ATGAAGACGCGATTTTTCCTGCACGGTTTGAGCCGATTAGCGTTAGCTATCGCCCTGGGCGGTTTCGCTTTAAGCAACAACGGCTTCGATTTCAAACCCACGCCGACTCAGGCGCAAGCCGTTCAACCTCTGGCGTTCGCCGCCATCGGCGACAGCGGCACGGGCGGAGCGGAACAATACGCCGTGGCCCGCGCGATGGAACAAGCTTATGCGACGACGCCATTTGAGTTGGTTCTGATGTTGGGCGATAACTTTTATGGCGGCGTGGATTACGTCAAGAAATTCGAGACGCCGTATGGCAAGCTCCTAACCCAGGGTGTCAGTTTTTTTGCCGCGCTCGGCAACCACGATAACGGCAAATCCAACCTGGAAACGGGCTACGCGAAATTCAACATGGGAGGCCGCCGCTATTACACGTTCACGCGCAACGGCACTGACGAGCAACCGCTGGCGCAATTCTTCGCCCTCGATTCGGCGCAAATGGATGCGGCGCAGGTGGCGTGGCTGGAGCAGACGCTGAGCCAGTCCACCGCGCGCTGGAAGATCGCGTTTTTCCATCATCCGCTTTATTCTTCGGGCAAGACGCACGGGGCGGATCTGAAATTGCGCGCCCAGTTGGAACCGCTTTTTGTGAAGCACAACGTGCAATTGGTGCTGAACGGCCACGAACATTTTTACGAACGGCTCAAACCGCAAAACGGCGTGCAGTATTTCATCTCGGGCGCGGCGGGCAAGCTGCGCCGGAATAATATCAAGCGCGAGGATCCGGCTTTGGCCTTCGGCAATGACCAGGCGCAACACTTTATGCTTTTCGAGATAAATGCCAACGAACTGACCTTCCGCGCCATTAGCGATAGTGGTGCCGTGCTCGACAAAGGCACATTCAGTGCGCCCCTCAACCACCATGCCCCAGCCGAAAGAGGCCACGAGTGA
- a CDS encoding glycoside hydrolase family 127 protein codes for MVSRRDLLRGLAAGVSAVNPAWATALQQLTTPATDKVADRFALVYPSSVRLGGFLGERCRKNEQARLLTKSESDLLSGFQRRPTQEAGKQAWIGEHAGKWLHAATLAWVYTGDAELRAKLDRVVSALLATQKADGYLGTYADDQHWAMGREQKWDVWVHKYDLLGLLTYAQYTGDARALEAAKRIGNLLLANFGVGGPLDINERSTHVGMASGSVLEPIVLLYRATGDQRFLDFARLIVDKWEAANGPKLASQLAGNVPVNRTADGKAYEMLSCLVGLCELYRATGEARYLNPVLNAWLDIVNNQLLVTGSGSSAEHWTEARQYLSSVNDKVAETCVSVTWIQLNQQLLRLTGNAKYADELEKTFYNHLAAAERPDGAAWCYFTAHDGRKPYQTEQNCCTSSGPRAWAMLPTFAYQTTDDGFVINCFGPSTATLKWKDGKTVTIRQETNYPVEGRVVISVTVPEPLKFALRVRVPAWSQLSGIKARPGDYWLLRQTWSKTQTLVLDFALPVRLAMGSGAQSGRVAVLRGPQVLALDEQFNPDLKPFAAVALTSAAPKLKTNVGLRDADGLPVYETEGVVTRDTGQHRAGDRATLRLTPFAAAGATGKELAVWLGAASG; via the coding sequence ATGGTTTCGCGGCGTGATCTTTTACGCGGGCTGGCTGCGGGCGTTTCAGCAGTCAATCCAGCTTGGGCTACGGCTCTTCAACAACTCACAACACCGGCAACGGATAAAGTCGCCGACCGTTTCGCGCTCGTTTATCCAAGCTCCGTCCGGCTGGGCGGCTTCCTCGGCGAACGCTGCCGCAAGAACGAACAGGCGCGCCTGTTGACCAAGAGCGAAAGCGATTTGCTCAGCGGCTTTCAACGTCGTCCTACCCAGGAGGCTGGCAAACAAGCGTGGATTGGCGAGCACGCGGGCAAATGGTTGCACGCGGCAACGCTGGCGTGGGTTTACACGGGCGATGCCGAGTTGCGCGCGAAACTCGATCGTGTAGTCAGCGCGCTGCTGGCGACGCAAAAGGCGGATGGCTATCTGGGCACTTATGCCGACGATCAGCATTGGGCGATGGGGCGCGAACAGAAGTGGGACGTGTGGGTGCACAAATACGACCTGCTCGGCTTGTTGACCTACGCGCAATACACCGGCGATGCGCGTGCGCTCGAAGCCGCGAAGCGCATCGGCAATCTGTTGCTTGCCAACTTCGGCGTGGGTGGGCCATTGGACATCAACGAACGCAGCACGCACGTGGGGATGGCTTCGGGCAGCGTGCTCGAACCAATCGTGCTGTTGTATCGCGCGACCGGCGATCAACGCTTTTTGGATTTCGCGCGGCTCATCGTTGACAAGTGGGAAGCCGCCAATGGGCCGAAACTCGCCAGCCAGCTCGCGGGCAACGTGCCGGTCAATCGCACGGCGGATGGCAAAGCCTACGAAATGCTGTCGTGTCTGGTGGGCCTGTGTGAGTTGTATCGCGCGACGGGCGAGGCGCGTTATTTGAATCCGGTGCTCAATGCCTGGCTCGACATCGTGAACAACCAACTGCTCGTCACCGGCAGCGGCAGCAGCGCCGAGCATTGGACGGAGGCGCGGCAATACCTTTCGAGCGTGAATGACAAAGTCGCCGAGACCTGCGTGTCGGTGACGTGGATTCAATTGAATCAGCAATTGCTGCGGCTGACGGGCAATGCCAAGTACGCCGACGAATTGGAGAAGACCTTTTACAACCACCTGGCCGCCGCCGAGCGGCCCGATGGCGCGGCTTGGTGCTATTTCACCGCGCACGACGGGCGCAAGCCTTACCAGACCGAGCAGAACTGTTGCACGTCGAGCGGGCCGCGCGCGTGGGCAATGCTGCCGACGTTCGCGTATCAAACGACCGATGACGGATTCGTCATCAACTGCTTTGGGCCAAGCACGGCGACGCTGAAATGGAAAGACGGCAAGACGGTGACGATCCGGCAAGAGACGAACTATCCGGTCGAAGGCCGCGTCGTCATCAGCGTCACGGTGCCGGAGCCGTTGAAATTCGCGCTGCGCGTGCGCGTGCCCGCGTGGTCGCAACTGAGCGGCATCAAGGCCCGGCCCGGCGATTATTGGCTGTTGCGCCAAACGTGGAGCAAGACGCAAACCCTCGTGCTCGATTTCGCGCTGCCGGTGCGGCTGGCAATGGGCAGCGGCGCGCAAAGCGGACGTGTCGCCGTGTTGCGCGGGCCGCAGGTGCTGGCACTGGACGAGCAATTCAATCCCGACCTCAAACCGTTTGCGGCTGTCGCGTTGACCAGTGCCGCGCCAAAGCTGAAAACCAATGTTGGGTTGCGCGACGCCGATGGCTTGCCGGTTTACGAAACCGAAGGCGTGGTGACGCGTGACACCGGGCAGCATCGCGCGGGTGATCGAGCGACGTTGCGTTTGACGCCGTTTGCCGCAGCGGGCGCGACAGGAAAAGAGTTGGCGGTGTGGCTGGGCGCGGCATCAGGTTGA
- a CDS encoding SGNH/GDSL hydrolase family protein: MKLRCIPLITLLLAFAATAFAQQQTTPPPVTPAPDSPEALQRRIDQMQRRMQDWPQLGRYRDKNAGVQPPAKGEQRVVFMGDSITDSWKLDEYFPGKPYINRGISGQTTPQMLIRMRPDVIAHAPKVVVILAGTNDIAGNTGPMTVEMIEDNYASIAELAKANGIRVVFSSVLPVHDYNERSKKTAGRPPEKILQLNAWLKDYCAKHGHIYLDYFGKMVDEQGFLKAELANDGLHPNAEGYKIMAPLAEAAIAQALKKKG; the protein is encoded by the coding sequence ATGAAACTTCGCTGCATACCGCTCATCACCTTGCTGCTGGCTTTTGCAGCCACAGCGTTCGCCCAACAACAAACCACGCCACCACCGGTAACGCCCGCGCCCGATTCGCCCGAAGCGTTGCAACGACGGATTGATCAGATGCAAAGACGCATGCAGGATTGGCCGCAACTGGGCCGCTATCGCGACAAGAATGCCGGCGTGCAACCGCCCGCCAAAGGCGAACAGCGCGTCGTTTTCATGGGCGATTCGATCACCGATAGTTGGAAGCTGGATGAATACTTCCCCGGCAAGCCGTATATCAATCGCGGCATCAGCGGCCAGACAACGCCGCAAATGCTGATTCGCATGCGGCCCGACGTGATCGCGCACGCGCCCAAAGTCGTCGTCATTCTGGCGGGCACCAACGACATCGCGGGCAACACCGGGCCGATGACCGTCGAGATGATCGAAGACAACTATGCTTCGATTGCCGAACTCGCCAAGGCCAACGGCATCCGCGTGGTGTTCTCATCCGTGCTGCCGGTGCACGATTACAACGAGCGCAGCAAAAAGACCGCTGGCCGCCCGCCCGAAAAGATTCTGCAACTCAACGCCTGGCTTAAAGACTATTGCGCCAAACACGGCCACATCTATCTCGACTACTTCGGCAAGATGGTGGATGAGCAAGGCTTCCTCAAAGCCGAACTCGCCAACGACGGCCTGCATCCGAACGCGGAAGGCTACAAAATCATGGCCCCGCTGGCGGAAGCGGCGATTGCACAAGCGCTCAAGAAGAAAGGATGA
- a CDS encoding SGNH/GDSL hydrolase family protein, protein MSHVVLLGDSIFDNTAYVNGGPAVLQQLHAVLPADWRATLCAVDGSMTTNVQRQLEKLPSDADFLVVSIGGNDAIDSSDVLTLSAQSVAEALAHLASRADQFEYNYQVMLRAVLDRKLPTTLCTVYYPRFTEAAFQRVAVTALTVFNDCIIRAAFAHGLPLLDLRLICNEDADFANPIEPSVQGGAKIAAAINQVVTEHDFRQSHTRVFV, encoded by the coding sequence ATGAGCCACGTTGTGTTGCTCGGTGATTCAATTTTCGACAATACCGCCTATGTAAATGGTGGCCCAGCTGTCCTACAGCAACTTCACGCTGTTTTGCCTGCCGACTGGCGCGCCACGCTTTGCGCCGTTGATGGCAGCATGACAACCAACGTGCAACGCCAGTTGGAGAAATTGCCAAGCGACGCTGATTTCCTGGTTGTCAGCATTGGCGGCAACGACGCGATTGATTCGTCCGACGTGCTCACGCTTAGTGCCCAGTCGGTTGCCGAAGCGCTGGCGCATCTGGCGAGCCGGGCGGATCAGTTTGAATACAACTACCAAGTGATGTTGCGGGCGGTGCTTGATCGCAAGCTTCCGACTACGCTCTGTACGGTTTACTATCCGCGTTTCACCGAAGCCGCCTTCCAGCGCGTCGCGGTGACGGCGCTGACGGTTTTCAACGATTGCATCATCCGCGCCGCGTTTGCCCACGGCTTACCACTGCTCGATCTTCGGCTGATCTGCAACGAAGATGCCGACTTCGCCAATCCGATTGAGCCTTCGGTACAAGGCGGCGCTAAGATCGCGGCGGCAATCAACCAAGTCGTAACCGAACACGATTTCAGACAATCGCACACACGGGTTTTCGTTTAA
- a CDS encoding isocitrate/isopropylmalate dehydrogenase family protein translates to MHHISVIRGDGVGPEISDATMRVIEAAGVKCAWDVVPVGQLADARYGATLPRESLDKLRASRVVLKSPLVIVPMGHKVVIEHDDGSQRIYSNANTALRLELGAYVNVRPVRAFEGVRAHTPKLDVVIIRELTEDIYSGYEHQVGEDAATAIKITTRKASERAVRFAFEYARKSGRKHVSVIHKANVLQLTDGLFLRTAREVAREYDDVRFDDAMVDSCAYQLACLPDVWDVLVMPNQYGDILSDLCAGLVGSFGLAPGACFGEQCAIFEAAHGAAPDLAGKNVVNPTALILSGALMLDHLGEREAAQRIRKAVKTVLQQGRTLTPDLGGSGKTTAMTNVIIDHL, encoded by the coding sequence ATGCACCACATCTCCGTCATTCGCGGCGACGGCGTAGGCCCTGAGATCAGCGATGCAACGATGCGCGTGATCGAGGCGGCGGGGGTGAAGTGTGCCTGGGACGTGGTGCCCGTCGGACAATTGGCCGATGCGCGCTACGGCGCCACCTTGCCGCGCGAATCGCTGGACAAGCTGCGCGCCAGCCGCGTCGTGCTGAAAAGCCCGCTCGTCATCGTGCCGATGGGCCACAAGGTCGTCATCGAACACGACGACGGTTCGCAGCGCATTTACTCCAACGCCAACACGGCGCTGCGGCTCGAACTGGGCGCTTACGTCAACGTGCGGCCTGTGCGCGCCTTCGAGGGCGTGCGCGCCCACACGCCCAAACTCGATGTCGTCATCATCCGCGAATTGACCGAAGACATTTACAGCGGCTACGAACACCAGGTCGGCGAGGATGCCGCTACCGCCATCAAGATCACCACGCGCAAGGCGTCTGAACGCGCGGTGCGCTTTGCTTTTGAATACGCGCGGAAGAGCGGACGCAAACACGTCAGCGTGATTCACAAAGCCAACGTGCTGCAATTGACCGACGGCTTGTTTCTGCGCACGGCACGCGAGGTAGCGCGTGAATACGACGACGTGCGCTTTGACGATGCGATGGTGGATTCGTGCGCCTATCAGTTGGCTTGTTTGCCTGACGTATGGGACGTGCTGGTGATGCCGAATCAGTACGGCGATATTCTCTCGGATTTGTGCGCGGGCTTGGTGGGCAGCTTTGGCTTAGCCCCCGGCGCGTGTTTTGGCGAACAGTGCGCGATCTTCGAGGCGGCCCACGGCGCAGCGCCCGATCTGGCGGGCAAGAACGTCGTCAACCCGACGGCGCTGATCTTGTCGGGCGCGCTGATGCTGGATCATCTGGGCGAACGCGAGGCCGCGCAACGCATTCGCAAGGCGGTCAAGACGGTGTTGCAACAAGGGCGCACGCTGACGCCGGATTTAGGCGGTTCAGGCAAAACCACGGCGATGACCAACGTCATCATTGATCATCTATGA